The nucleotide window AGATCGCCCTGTTGCAGGAGCAGAAGGCGCTGGTCGAGAGCCGCATCGCGTCGATCGAGGCGACCATCCTGAAGGCCCCCGAGATCGAGCGTGAGCTTTCCGCGCTCGAGCGGAACCTCGAGCGGCTCCAGGACCAGTACAGCGTCATCACCCGGCGCAAGGCCGATGCAGAGATGGGCCAGATGCTCGAGGATCGCCAGCAGATGGACCGCTTCGAGGCGCTCGAGACGGCGCTCGTGCCCGAGGTTCCGGCGTCGGGCAGCCGCAAGAAGGTGGCGATCATGGGCGGTGTGGCCAGCCTGCTGGCCGGGGTTGCGCTGGCCTTCATCGTGGAACTTGCCAACCCGGCCATCCGCAGCGCGATGCAGATGGAGCGTGCGCTGGGGGTGCAGCCCGTGGTGGCCATCCCCACGATCCGGACGCGACGGGACCGCCGCCGCCGGGGGCTTGGCATCGCGGCGGCGCTGGCCGCGCTGATCGCCGCGCTCTGGGGCGCCTTCGCCCTCTTCGGCGACCGAATTCCGTGGCAGACCTTGCTGGGAAAGTGGATGCCCCGGCTCGCGCGCTCCTGACGGAGCCGGGAGCGGGGGACGACACTCAGTAGCTGTATTTCTTGAGGCTGGTGCCCTCGGCGCGATTCAGGACCGTGCCGAGCAGGGGCGTGCTCTCGCCAAGCCGGCGCTCGACCTCGCGCACTTCCTTTTCCGTCGTCAGGCCGCCGCCGACGACCAGCAGCACCCCGTCGAACAACGGGCGAAAGGCGATGACGTCGTCGTAGTAAAGCGCCGGCGGCAGGTCGAAGAGCATCACGTCGGGCGCAAAGCGGTCTTCGATCCGTTGCAGGGTCCGGGCGGTCTCGGGGCTTTGCAGCAACTCCGAGGCATAGGGTTCGACCGCGCCGTTGAAACCGAAGGCGATGGTGTCGCCGGCATGGATGCGGTTCTCGGCGATGCGCTGGAAATGATCCTCGGGCGGGATCCCGCCGCGCAGCATGTCGCCCATCGAGCCCGGGTCGCGCAGCCCCATCACCTTGTGCAGCGATGGCCTCCGCATGTCGCAGTCAAGCAGCAGGGTCCGGCAGTTCTGCTGCCGTGACAGGCTGATCGCGAGGTTCGCCGCGGTGAAGGTCTTGCCGCAGTCCTTGGTGGGCGATGTGATCGCCACCCGCTTCCAGCCGTTGTCCGCCAGCGCCTGCAGCAGCCGCGTGCGCAGCACGTCAAAGGCCGCGTGGGCCGGGTCTTCGCGCAGCGCGGTCACGATGCGGTGGCGCTGGAGATGGGCCGGGTCGACCGGAAAGCTTCCGAGCCGGGCCCAGCGATCGTCGACGTCTGCGTCATCTGCGGGGGCGACCCGTCTGGCGGCGCGTTGCGCTCGCAGCGCCTGGCGGGCTTCGTCGATCTGGCGGGCCTCCGAGGCGGCGGCCTCGGCGTCGCGGTTGGCCTTCTCCGTCGCGCGGGCGATTTCCGCCTCGCGCGCGGCCTCGGCAAGACGCAGCTGCTCGGCCTTGCGAGCGGCCTCTGCGGCGCGCGCCTCGGCCTCGCGTTGCTCCTGCGCGCGGTGCTCGGCCTCCTGCTGGCGACGGGCTTCGTCGGCCAGACGGGCGCGTTCAGCGTCTTCGGCACGGCGGGCGGCTTCGGCCTCCTCGGCGGCACGGGTCTGTTCCAAGCGAAGGCGCTCGGCCTCGCGTTGCGCGGCGGCCTGACGTTGTTCCTCTGCCAAGCGGGCCTCTTCAGCCTTGCGCTGCGCCATGGCTTCGCGGGCCCGTTCCGCCCGGCGGGCGGCCGCGACGCGGGCGGCCTCCTGCGCGTCGCTCGCGCTTTCGGATCGTGTGCGTTCGGCCGTCACCGCCTCCGTTGGCGGCGTTTGCGCGGCATCCGTGCGGCGGCGCTTGCGCCGGTGCGTCGGGGCGGCGGCTGGTGGGGCAGCAGAGGTGACCTCGGCCGGCTCCGGGGCGTCGGTCTCGGCGGCGGGCCGCTTCTTCCTCTGGAACTTCCGTCGCTCGACCATATGCCTGATCCGCCCACTCCAAAACACTCCGCGAACATCCGCGCAGCGCGTTCATTAACCATATCCCCGCTTAGACCAGAGGATTCTGTCAAGATTAAGGACCGGCGGGGGCCACTCAGAACCCGAACAGGTTGGCGCGGGTGATCGCCTTTTCGATGAACGCCGCGCGGTCGGTCTCGGGGTGCCAGTCGAGCATCCGCTTGGGCTTGTCGTTCGCGAAGGGCGTGAAATGCGCGCGGCTCTTCCAGTCGGCGAGCGAGGGCCGCACGACGCCGCGCTTGCGCAGCGCGTATTTCTTCAGCCCGTATTTCACCGCGTCCGACAGGTAGAACGCCGTGAGGTTGCCGGGGCTCACCCGGATCCTCGCGCCAAGCGCTTCGTGGATGGCGTCGAAGTAGCCGCGCGCCGAGAGCATCGGCTCGCCGATCAGGTTGAAGCTCTCGCCGATGGCCGAGGGCCGCGCCGCCATGCGCACCAGCCCGTCGACCACGTCGTCGATCAGCACGAAGGGCAGGGTGTTGTTCCCCGGCCCCCAGATGCGCACCGCCCCGGCGCCGTGCCAGCGCCCGATGCCCCAATGCTGCAGCGGGCCGCCATGGCCGACCACGATGCCGGGTCGTGCGATGGTCAGCGGCAGGCCGCGTTCGCGGTGCAGCCGCATCAACTGGTGTTCGCATTCTGCCTTGGACCGGGCGTAGAGGTTGCGGTCGGTCATGTCCTCGGGAAAGCCGATGTCCTCGGTGATGGTCACGCCCGGGTCCGACATGTCGTAGGAGGCGATCGTGCCGGTGTAGACCAGCCGTTTCACCCCGGCCTTTTCGCAGGCCATGCCGATCCGGGTGGCGACGCCCACGTCGTTCACCAGCGCGTCGGTCCAGCTCGTGTCGAGCGATTTGGCAAGGTTGAAGACCACGTCGATGCCCGTCATCGCCTCGGTCAGCGCTTCGAGATCGTGCAGCGAGACGCCCACAGTCTCGACCTGGTCGGGCAGGTCGGGGAAGGGGCCGTGGCGGCCGCGCGACAGCACCCGCACGTCGTGCCCGTCGGCCACCAGCCGCCGCGTGAGCGCCCGGCCGATGAAGCCGGTGCCGCCGATGACCATCGCGGTCGGCGCGGGCGGGCGGGTCTGCACGGCCGGCGCTTTCGGCTCGAGCTGCTCGGGGGGCAGCAGGTCGAGCGCGTCGTCGATGGCCTGCATCACTGTCACCGCGCTCTGACCGCTGAAGCGGGCGTCCTGCGGACCGGTCAAGGTGCCGTAGACGGCGGCGTCCATGCCCCGGAAGCTGAGCCCGTAAGGGCCTTTCTGATTGAGCGAGCTGGCCTGGGTCCAGGCGTTCCGCAGACCTTCGCGCAGGTGCTGGCCCGACAGGTCGAGCTGCTTGCGCAGCGGGTTCACGACCAGGTCCGAGGTGTTCTCGCGCTCGACGGTGAGCACGTCCGAGGCGAAGTCGAGCCGCGCCCGCGCCGAGGAACCGCGCAGCGTGACCGAGCGGTCGTCCTGGGTTTCCACCATCGACAGGGTAAAGGTGATCTCGACATCGCCGGCCCGCGCGAGGATGCGCAACGCCTGCGGGCGCGGGTCGTCGCCGGGCAGCATCACGGGCTTGGTGGCCTCGGCAAAGACCACTTTCGGCGTGCCGAAGAGATCGACCGCGAAGGCCACCAGATGTGGCCCCAGCTCGAGCAGCAGGTTCCTCGGCTCGCGCAGCAGCCAGATATTGAACGGCCCCGAGCGCAGCGGCGAGAGCGGTAGCGCCCATGTGATCTCGGCCGCCAAGACCCGGCCGAGCGTGCCCTCCTGCATCATCCGCTTCATCCGCTCGTAGGACGGCAGGCCGAGGAAGTTGTGCCCGGCGTGGAAGCGCTTGCCTGCGGCTTCGGCGGCGGCGAGGATCTCGCGCGTGTCGTCGGCGCTGGTGGCGACGGGCTTCTCGACAAGCACGTGCAGCCCCGCCTCGAGGCATTGCAGCGCCAGCGGCTTGTGCATCTGCGGCGGCGTCAGGATGTGGACCGCGTCGCAGCAGCCGCTCTCGATCAGCGCCTCGACGCTGGTGAAGGGCTGCGCGCCACAGGCCTCGGCCAGGCCCCGCGCCGCCTGTTCCGAGACATCGCAGACCGCCGCCACGGTCACGCCCGGCGTCGCCTTCAGTGCGTCGGCGTGCCAGGTGGCGATGTAACCGGCCCCGATCAGGCCCACTCGGATCTCGGTCATGGCTGAAGCCTCACTTGTACTCGATGATGCGCATCTGCGCGTTGCGGCGGCGACGCCAGTGGTAGGTCGCCATGCCGATCATGTTGGGGATCTTGGACAGGGTGATGAGCAGGCTGTGCCGCCGCGCTTCGGACGCCGGCAGCCCGGCCCGCGACAGCCCCTGCGCGGTGCGCCACCAGTTGAGCGCATAGGCCGCGAGCACCAGCGCGCAGAGCGGCCACCAGAACAGCAGCCCGGCAAGCAGCAGCAGCGGCAGCGCCAGCCCGTAGACCAGCACGCGGCGGCGCTCGCGGGTGAAGTAGTCGGGATGCAGCGCGCCCACCTGCGCGAAGCCGTGACCGGTGCGCACCGCCCGGCGCCACCATTGCGAAAAGCGGTGGGTGTCGGCGTCGTGGCGGGTCATCTCCTGCGGGATGCGTTCGAGCCGCCATCCGGCCTTGCGCAGCCGCGTGCAGAACTCGTCGTCCTCGGCGGCGATCACCTCGGGGTCGAAGCCGCCCACGGCGTCGAAGGCCTCGGCCCGCACCATCATGTCGCCACCGCAGGCGAGGATCTCGCCCGCCGGGCGCCGCCATTCGAAGTCGGCAAGCTGGTTGTAGAGGCTGGCGTCGCGGTGGATCTCCGAGCGCCAGCCGGTCACGAGGCCAAGCTGCGGATGCGCTTCGAGATGCGCGCGCGCGGCGTCGAGGTAGCCCGGCACCAGCGTGCAGTCGCCGTCGATGAACTGCACGAAACGCGGATGGTCGAGCGCGGCATAGCCGGCGTTGCGGGCGCGCGCGGCGGTGAAGGGCTCTGCGGAGGACAGCGTGACCACCGTGGCGCCGGCCTTGCGCGCTTCGGCGATGCTGGCGTCGGTCGAGCCCGAATCGACGTAGATCACCTGCCGCGCCACCCCCGCGACCGAGGCCAGCGCCGCAACCAGCCGCGCGCCCTCGTTGCGGCCGATGAGGACCACGTCCACGGGGGTCATTCCAGCGCCTCGCGCTTCGGCGGCTGGCTGCCCTCGGCGTAGGCGGTGAAGAGATGCGACAGCCGCGCCGCCTCGATGTGGATGTTGAACTCGGCCTCGACGGTGGCACGGCCGACGGCCCCCATCACGCGCCGCTGGTCGGCGCTGGCAAGCATCTGCGAAATCGCCTCGGTCAGCGCCGGCACGTCTCCGGGCGGCACCAGCAGGCCGCTCTCCCAGTGCGAGACCAGCTCGGGGATGCCGGCAATCTGCGTGGCGATCACCGGCACGCCGG belongs to Salipiger profundus and includes:
- a CDS encoding CpsD/CapB family tyrosine-protein kinase, producing MVERRKFQRKKRPAAETDAPEPAEVTSAAPPAAAPTHRRKRRRTDAAQTPPTEAVTAERTRSESASDAQEAARVAAARRAERAREAMAQRKAEEARLAEEQRQAAAQREAERLRLEQTRAAEEAEAARRAEDAERARLADEARRQQEAEHRAQEQREAEARAAEAARKAEQLRLAEAAREAEIARATEKANRDAEAAASEARQIDEARQALRAQRAARRVAPADDADVDDRWARLGSFPVDPAHLQRHRIVTALREDPAHAAFDVLRTRLLQALADNGWKRVAITSPTKDCGKTFTAANLAISLSRQQNCRTLLLDCDMRRPSLHKVMGLRDPGSMGDMLRGGIPPEDHFQRIAENRIHAGDTIAFGFNGAVEPYASELLQSPETARTLQRIEDRFAPDVMLFDLPPALYYDDVIAFRPLFDGVLLVVGGGLTTEKEVREVERRLGESTPLLGTVLNRAEGTSLKKYSY
- a CDS encoding glycosyltransferase, with translation MTPVDVVLIGRNEGARLVAALASVAGVARQVIYVDSGSTDASIAEARKAGATVVTLSSAEPFTAARARNAGYAALDHPRFVQFIDGDCTLVPGYLDAARAHLEAHPQLGLVTGWRSEIHRDASLYNQLADFEWRRPAGEILACGGDMMVRAEAFDAVGGFDPEVIAAEDDEFCTRLRKAGWRLERIPQEMTRHDADTHRFSQWWRRAVRTGHGFAQVGALHPDYFTRERRRVLVYGLALPLLLLAGLLFWWPLCALVLAAYALNWWRTAQGLSRAGLPASEARRHSLLITLSKIPNMIGMATYHWRRRRNAQMRIIEYK
- a CDS encoding NAD-dependent epimerase/dehydratase family protein — protein: MTEIRVGLIGAGYIATWHADALKATPGVTVAAVCDVSEQAARGLAEACGAQPFTSVEALIESGCCDAVHILTPPQMHKPLALQCLEAGLHVLVEKPVATSADDTREILAAAEAAGKRFHAGHNFLGLPSYERMKRMMQEGTLGRVLAAEITWALPLSPLRSGPFNIWLLREPRNLLLELGPHLVAFAVDLFGTPKVVFAEATKPVMLPGDDPRPQALRILARAGDVEITFTLSMVETQDDRSVTLRGSSARARLDFASDVLTVERENTSDLVVNPLRKQLDLSGQHLREGLRNAWTQASSLNQKGPYGLSFRGMDAAVYGTLTGPQDARFSGQSAVTVMQAIDDALDLLPPEQLEPKAPAVQTRPPAPTAMVIGGTGFIGRALTRRLVADGHDVRVLSRGRHGPFPDLPDQVETVGVSLHDLEALTEAMTGIDVVFNLAKSLDTSWTDALVNDVGVATRIGMACEKAGVKRLVYTGTIASYDMSDPGVTITEDIGFPEDMTDRNLYARSKAECEHQLMRLHRERGLPLTIARPGIVVGHGGPLQHWGIGRWHGAGAVRIWGPGNNTLPFVLIDDVVDGLVRMAARPSAIGESFNLIGEPMLSARGYFDAIHEALGARIRVSPGNLTAFYLSDAVKYGLKKYALRKRGVVRPSLADWKSRAHFTPFANDKPKRMLDWHPETDRAAFIEKAITRANLFGF